CACACGCGCGGCGTGCCCATCCGGGTCATCACCACCACCTACATCGGGGCCACCGAACGCCGCGCCCTGGACAGGCTGGTCGAGGAGTTCGGGGCCGAGGTCAAGGTCAACTACGAGACCCGCTCCACCCGGCTGCACGCCAAGGCGTGGCTGTTCCGGCGCGACAGCGGATACGACACCGCCTACGTCGGGAGCTCGAACCTGTCGAAGGCCGCGCTCCTGGACGGCCTGGAGTGGAACGTCCGGCTCTCCTCGGTGGCCACACCGGCGGTGCTGAAGAAGTTCGAGGCCACCTTCGACTCCTACTGGAGCGAGCGCTCCTTCGAGGACTACGACCCGGCCCGTGACGCCCGACGGCTCGACGAGGCCCTGGCCGCAGCGGGCGGCGGGGGCGGCGCCGCCCCCGCCATCAGGCTGTCCGGGCTGGAGGTCCACCCGTACCCGCATCAGAGGGACATGCTCGAACGCCTGGAGGTCGAGCGCCGGGTCCACGACCGGCACCGCAACCTCCTGGTCGCCGCGACCGGGACCGGCAAGACCGTCATGGCCGCCCTGGACTACAAGCGGCTGCGCCAGCGTCACGGCCGCGACCTCAGGCTGCTGTTCGTCGCACACCGCAAGGAGATCCTGGAGCAGGCCCGGCGCACCTACCAGGACGTCCTCGGCGACGCGAACTTCGGCGAACTCCTCATCGGCGGCGAGAGACCCCGCGCGTGGGAGCACGTGTTCGCCGGCATCCAGGCCCTGAACGCCCGGCGTCCCTGGACCTTCGCGCCCGACCGCTTCGACGTGGTCGTGATCGACGAGTTCCACCACGCGATGGCCAAGAGCTACCGGGCGATCATCGACCACGTCCGGCCGCGGGAGCTGCTGGCGCTCACCGCCACCCCCGAGCGCACGGACGGGTTCAACGTCCAAGAGGAGTTCTTCGGCGGGCGCATCGCAGCGGAGATGCGCCTCTGGGAGGCCCTGGACAACGACCTGCTGAGCCCGTTCCACTACTTCGGCGTCACCGACAACACCGACATGAGCGCGGTGGCCTGGAAGCGCGGCGGCTACGACATCGACGAGCTGAGCAACCTGCTCACCGGCAACGACGCCCGCGCCCGGCTGGTGGTGCGCGCCGTCCGGGACAAGATCGCCGACCCGGGGGCCATGCGCGCGCTCGGGTTCTGCGTGTCGGTCCAGCACGCCGAGTTCATGGCGGACTTCTTCCGGCGGGCCGGGCTCAACGCCAAGGCGCTCTCGGGCAGGAGCACCCCGGAGGAGCGCCGGTCCGTCCTCACCGGACTCCGCAAGGGCACCGTCCAGGTGGTCTTCTCGGTCGACCTGTTCAACGAGGGGCTCGACATCCCCGATGTGGACACCCTGCTGCTACTCCGGCCGACCTCCAGCGCCACCGTCTTCCTCCAGCAGCTCGGCCGGGGCCTGCGGCGCACCGCGGACAAGGCGGTGCTGACCGTCCTCGACTTCATCGGCCAGCACAACAAGGAGTTCCGGTTCGAGAACCAGTTCCGGGCGCTCACCGACCTCAGCCGCAGGCGCCTGCTCGACGGCATCGAGCAGGACTTCCCGCGGCTGCCTTCGGGCTGCCAGATCATCCTCGAACCCAAGGCCAAGGACACCGTCCTGGCCAACATCAGGAGCCGGCTCGGCGTCACGGTCACCCGGTTGGCCAAGGAGGTGCGCTCCCACGCCGAGCCCCGGCTCGGCTCCTACCTGGCCGAGAGCGGCCGGGACATCGCCGACGTCTACCGCTCGGGACGGCGGTCCTGGACCGAGCTGCTGCGGCGCGCGGGGCTGCTGTCCGGTCCGGCCCCCGAGGGTGAGGAGCCACTGCTCAGGCGGGTGCCGGCCTTCCTGCACGCGGACGATCCGCTCCGGGTGGCCGCCTACACCCGGTTGCTGGAGGACGACGCCCCCGCCTACGAGGAGCTGGACGCACACGACCGTGCGTTCGCCCGGATGCTGTTCTTCTCGCTGTGGCCCCTGGGCGGCGGTTTCGCCACCTACCAGGAGGGCCTTGGGTCGCTCAGAGCCCACCCCGCCGTGCGCGACGAGTTGCGCCAGGTGCTCGCCCACGGCCTGGAGCACGCCGAGCACGTGACCGTCCCGCTGCTGGACGGGAGCCACGCCGTCCCGCTGGCCGTGCACGCCTCCTACAGCCGCGAGGAGATCCTGCCCGCTCTCGGGCAGAGTGAATTGGGCGGGTCGGTGCCGGGGCACTTCCGCGAAGGCGTCAAGTGGTGCGAGAGCGTCCAGACCGACGCGCTGCTCGTCACCCTGGAGAAGGACGAGAAGGACTTCTCCCCGCAGACGCGCTACAAGGACTACGCGATGAACGAGACCCTGTTCCACTGGGAGTCGCAGAATCAGACGTCGGAGTCCTCGCCCACCGGTATGCGCTACCGGAACCACCGGGAGATGGGGACCCGTGTCCTGCTGTTCGTGCGCCGCTACAAGACCGCCGACATCGGCACCGCGCAGCCGTGGATGCTGCTGGGGCCGGCCGAGTACGTCGAGCACGAAGGCGGCAATCCCATGGGGATCGTCTGGCGGCTCCGCCACGAGATCCCGGCCGACGTGTGGACGTACTCGGCGATCGCGGCCGGCTGATGCCCGGGAGCGGGCCGGTGGCGGGAGGCCTGTCGGCGGCCGCTCTCCTCGTTCTCGGACGGAACGCAAGGGCGGTGGAGAACGCTTTCCTGAGAAAAAGCTTCCGTGATTGGAATGCCCGTTTGTGTTGTTGCGAGGCTGTGATCTTGACCGTCGGGATCATGGGAAGATAGTTTCAGGATGAACTAAAATTGCGACATAAGCGGCGATTCTGGGGCCGCCTTTGTGCTGCGTGCACGCCAAGTCGCCGGTTCTTCGTGCAACCTGACCGGTTGGTTTTCTTGGGTCAGGGCCTAACGTTGGTTCTGCGGTCGCGTTGCAGTCCATCCCTATGCGCGTTGCCGCTAGTGCAGCCCGCTCGACCCTCTCCCGGGCCGGGCTGCCGGGTCGGGTGGCCGTTGGTTATCGGGGGCTGTTCTGCGCACTCCCCTCCCATGTGCAGAATGGTTTTTACAACGGTCGCCCGGCCCTCCGCATGTCACCGGTGTTTGACGATCGGGTTCGCGCAGGAGGCCGGCTGTCGCAGTGCGCGTAGCGTCGGCGGCACAGCAGGTCCGAGCCCTGAAATCCCACCCCGGCCCGCGAACGCGGCAGTCAAAGCGCGATCACGCGCCCGCCGCCCGGGTCCCTGAATTTCCGGGTTTTCGCCCGCAGGGCGGCAACGGCGATTTAGGCTCACCTCATGAAGCCGAAACCGGTGCTGAGCCGGGGGATCGGACGAAGCCGGGAGCGTGTGCGCATCGAGGCGCCCCGCCCGGAGTCCGCCACCGCGCCGCCCCCCGATGACCGCGCCGATCCTCCGCGCGGTTGTGCGGATCGCCCATGACGCTGACGCTCTTACCACTCCCCCCGAGGAGCGTCAGCCCCGCGGGCGCCGGCGAAAGAGGCCGGCGCCCGCGGCCCGTCCGGTCCACCGGATCAGACGCGGCCGCGAACTCCGTGGAGAATCCGCCGTCCACGTCGTAGCAGAGGGCGACCGGGTTGTCCGCGGGAGGCGTTCGCGGGAATCCGACTCCAGCCGCGGAAGCGGCCGGGCGGACAACGGGACGCCGCCCGGGCCGGACCCGGACACCCGGCGCCCGCTCTCAGTTCCCCTGGTGCACCCGGCGCAGAACGATCTTGCCGCAGGTCACGGTGATCCCCGCGGCGGCGCCGCCGAAGGAGAAGTCCACGCGCATGGAATCGGGGTCGTGCTCGGCCTGGATGTCGGTGATCTGGGCGTGCGGCCACGCTTCGGCGGTCTCGTCGAAGAAGCTGAAGTCGGTGACGTCCTCCAGGACCAGGGTGTGGTCGGTCACCGCGTCGGTGTCGTGGTCGCGCGTGCGCAGCACCATGGTGACGCGGTGCCGCGGCACGTCCAGCCACACGTTCTCCAGCGCGGCCCCCGACAGAGCTCCCAAAGCCGACATGTGACCGCACCTCTCCCCGCAGCGATGTTCGACAGGGGGCCCATGACCCGTGTCGTGAAGTGCCCATCGGCTGTGACCGCACACCGCGCGGGCCGGTTCCGGACGGGGCGCCGCGGTGGCGCACTCCGCGGCACCCCCGTCGGGACGGTCCTCGATCCGCTTTTGCGCGTGCCCGAAACCGGTGCAGGGGTGTCGGGCGGTACGGCCGCGATGGGGCCGCAGCGTCAGGGGAGCAACGTAGATACCCCCGGTGTCGTAATCAAGAAGTAATCAAACTGGAAAGATTGTGTTTACGGCCGAGTGTCGCGCGGGTATTACGGACGCTGGCAGCGGGAACCCACCTGCATGCCGCACTTCCCGTAGTCGTCGCGGGCGTCCCGCTGCGGACACCCGCGAGCACGCATGGAAAGGCACACGTCCGTGGGCACCCTCTCCTGGATCAACGGCTCCTCCCCGGCTTCGCCCGCTCACGCCGTCAGCATGCTGCACAGCTACCTCTCGGCGGCCGGCGTGCGCAGGCTCTACGCGGCGAGCAACGCGCAGGTGGCGTCGCTGTCGGTCCGTACGGGGCTCACCGTGTGGTGCATCAACGGGACGTTCCGCTGGTCCGACGACCTCGGCCAGGCCGTCACCCACCCGGCCGACGACCCCGAGGGCGCCGCCCGCCGCCTCAACGGCCTGGCGGCCCCGCTGAGCGCCGCTGCCTGAGGGCCCGTCTCGGGAGCCCGCCTGTCGGGGCCGTTGAGTAGCGTGGGGCCTTGTGACCGAACCCCTGATTGTCGTCGGCGCGGCGATCGTCCGCGACGGAGCGCTCCTCGCCGCGCAGCGCGCGGAGCCGCAGCGGATGCGCGGACGCTGGGAACTGCCCGGCGGCAAGGTCGATCCCGGCGAGACCGATGAGGTCGCCCTGGTCCGCGAGTGCCACGAGGAGCTCGGGGTGCGGGTCCGCCTGCTGGAGCGGATCGGCGGCGACGTCGTCCTGCCGCCGCATTCTCCCGGCTCCGCCGCCGTTCTGCGGGTGTGGGTCGCCGACCTCCTCGACGGGGAGCCCGCGCCGCTGGAGCACCTGGCGCTGCGCTGGCTCACCGCCGACGCGCTGACCGACGTCGACTGGCTGCCGGGCGACCTGCCCTTCCTCGAACACGTCCGGCCCTACCTGGGAACGGACCTGGAGGCGAGCGACCCCCTGCCCGGCGCCCGCGGCTGAGGCGGCGCCGGACCGGGGGCCGGGCGGGGCGGCGCGTCCGGCTATGCCTCGCCCGCGGCGGCCTCGGCCAGCTCGGGGGCGAACTTGTCCACCGCCCACGGCAGGCTCAGCGGGCTCACCGCCGACATCGCCATCGCCACGGCGGGGTCGTCGAAGGCGACGTAGCCGCCGTTCTGGACCGCGGGAATCTTCGAAAAGACCGGATTGTCCTCGGCGTCCCGGCGGTCCTGCTCGGTGTTGAACCACATGACCATCACGTCGGCGTCGACCTGGTCGGCGTTCTCCATGCTGGTCGTGCCGTAGAACTGGCCGTCGGCCACGTCGAGCTCGTCGGTGATGGCGGCGGGCTCGAAGCCGAGCTGCTTCATCACCTCCGCCCGCGGCTCCCCGGCGATGTAGAAGGCGAGCTGCCCGTCGGGGGTGACGGTGCCGAACACGAACGACTTGCCCGCGAACTCCGGGTGCTCCTCGGCGACGCCGTCGATGTAGGCGTCGGTGTCGTCCACCAGCCCCTGCGCCTCGTCCTCCCGGCCCAGCGCCCTGCCGATCGCGAGGGTCTGCTCCTGCCACTCGGTCTGCCACGGCTTGTCGAGGTAGGGGATCGTCGGGGCGACCTGGGAGAGGTCCTCGTACTGGCCCTCCTCCAGGCCCGACTGCACGCCGAGGATCAGGTCCGGCGCCAGGTTGGCGACCTGCTCGACCGGGATGCCGTCGTCGTTGCTGATCAGGGCCGGCGTCTCGCCGCCGAGCTCCTCCAGCCTCTCCCGGTCCCACGGCAGCAGCCCGTCCTCGCCGGCGCCGAAGGTCGACTCCGCGATGCCCACGGGCACGACGTCCAGGGCCAGCAGGGTGCCCTCGTCGGACCAGCCCACGGTGACGATGCGCTCCGGCCGCTCGGTGATCTCGGTGGAGCCGAAGGCGTGCTCGACGGTGACGGGGTAGGCGCCGCTGCCGCCGCCGGCCGATGAGTCGGCCTCTTCGGTCCCGGTCGCGGTGCCGCAGCCGGTCATGACGGTGGCGGCGGCCACGGCGAGCGCGCCGGCGCGCCACGCCTGGGGGCGTGTCATCAGCATGGAAAACCTCCGGAGTCGGGAGACGAGGGTCCCTCACTCCGCGGGCGCGGCGAAGCGGCGGCACTCGATGAGCACCAGAAGTGAGGTACGCCTATCCTAAGTCCATCTTGTCTGGTTTTACACCCTTAGATGGTGCTGGTGATCGAGCGGGGTGCCCCCGGACGCCCGGGCCCCGCGTCCGGGCCCGCTGCGCATACGTCCTGACCTGCACGTTTCCTGGGGTGCTACCGGGCACCGCATAAACTGGTGAAAGGCCGCGGGAGTCGCGGTGTTTCCCAGCAGATGAGATCGAGACTTTCGCATGTCCAGCGCCACGCCCGCTGAAGGCTCCGCACGCCGTGCCGACCTCCGCAACGTCGCCATCGTCGCGCACGTCGACCATGGCAAAACCACTCTCGTGGACGCCATGCTCTGGCAGTCCGGCGCGTTCCGCGCCAACCAGGACGTCGACGAGCGCGTCATGGACTCCAACGACCTGGAGCGCGAGAAGGGCATCACCATCCTCGCCAAGAACACGGCCGTCCACTACACGACGCCCGAAGGCGAGGACGTCGTCATCAACATCATCGACACCCCGGGCCACGCCGACTTCGGCGGCGAGGTCGAGCGCGGCCTGTCCATGGTGGACGGCGTGGTGCTGCTCGTCGACGCCAGCGAGGGTCCGCTGCCGCAGACCCGCTTCGTGCTGCGCAAGGCGCTGGCGGCGAAGCTGCCGGTGATCCTGGTCATCAACAAGGTCGACCGCCCCGACAGCCGCATCGCCGAGGTCGTCGACGACACCTACGAGCTCTTCCTGGACCTCGACGCCAACGAGGACCAGATCGACTTCCCGATCGTCTACGCCTGCGCGCGCGACGGCAAGGCCTCCCTGGAGCGCCCCGAGAACGGCACGGTTCCCGACAGCGACACCCTGGAGCCGCTGTTCCGCACCATCCTGGACACCACCCCCGCCCCGGAGTACACCCCCGGCGCGCCGCTGCAGGCCCACGTCACCAACCTCGACGCCTCCCCGTTCCTCGGCCGGCTCGCGCTGTGCCGGGTGCGCCAGGGCGAGATCCGCAAGGGCGAGCAGGTGGCCTGGTGCCGCGGCGACGGCAGCATCCAGCGGGTCAAGATCACCGAGCTGCTCATGGCCGAGGCGCTGGAGCGCAAGCCCGCGGAGAAGGCCGGCCCCGGTGACATCGTCGCGATCGCCGGCATCCCCGACATCATGATCGGCGAGACGCTGGCCGACGCCGAGGACCCGCGCCCGCTGCCGCTCATCACGGTCGACGAGCCCGCCATCTCCATGACCATCGGCACCAACACCTCGCCGCTGGTCGGCAGGGTCAAGGGCGCCAAGGTCACCGCGCGCCTGGTCAAGGACCGCCTGGACCGCGAGCTCGTCGGCAACGTCAGCCTGCGCGTGCTGCCCACCGAGCGCCCCGACACCTGGGAGGTGCAGGGCCGCGGCGAGTTGGCGCTGGCCATCCTGGTCGAGCAGATGCGGCGTGAGGGCTACGAGCTCACCGTCGGCAAGCCGCAGGTGGTCACCAGGGACGTCGACGGCAAGACGCACGAGCCCGTCGAGCGCCTCACCGTCGACGCGCCGGAGGAGTACCTCGGCGCCATCACCCAGTTGCTCAGCGTCCGCAAGGGCCGGATGGAGCAGATGACCAACCACGGCACCGGCTGGGTCCGGATGGACTGGCTGGTCCCCTCGCGCGGCCTCATCGGCTTCCGCACCGAGTTCCTCACCGAGACCCGCGGCACCGGCATCGCCCACCACGTGTTCGAGGGCTTCGAGCCGTGGTTCGGCGACCTGCGCACCCGCCCCAACGGCTCCCTGGTGGCCGACCGCTCCGGCTCGGCGGTGGCGTTCGCGATGTTCAACCTGCAGGAGCGCGGCACGCTGTTCATCGAGCCGGGCACCGAGGTCTACGAGGGCATGATCGTCGGCGAGAACTCCCGCTCCGACGACATGGACGTCAACATCACCAAGGAGAAGAAGCTCACCAACATGCGCTCCTCCACCGGTGACGAACTGGTGCGCCTGGTGCCGCCGCGCAAGCTCTCCCTGGAGCAGG
This sequence is a window from Spinactinospora alkalitolerans. Protein-coding genes within it:
- the typA gene encoding translational GTPase TypA, coding for MSSATPAEGSARRADLRNVAIVAHVDHGKTTLVDAMLWQSGAFRANQDVDERVMDSNDLEREKGITILAKNTAVHYTTPEGEDVVINIIDTPGHADFGGEVERGLSMVDGVVLLVDASEGPLPQTRFVLRKALAAKLPVILVINKVDRPDSRIAEVVDDTYELFLDLDANEDQIDFPIVYACARDGKASLERPENGTVPDSDTLEPLFRTILDTTPAPEYTPGAPLQAHVTNLDASPFLGRLALCRVRQGEIRKGEQVAWCRGDGSIQRVKITELLMAEALERKPAEKAGPGDIVAIAGIPDIMIGETLADAEDPRPLPLITVDEPAISMTIGTNTSPLVGRVKGAKVTARLVKDRLDRELVGNVSLRVLPTERPDTWEVQGRGELALAILVEQMRREGYELTVGKPQVVTRDVDGKTHEPVERLTVDAPEEYLGAITQLLSVRKGRMEQMTNHGTGWVRMDWLVPSRGLIGFRTEFLTETRGTGIAHHVFEGFEPWFGDLRTRPNGSLVADRSGSAVAFAMFNLQERGTLFIEPGTEVYEGMIVGENSRSDDMDVNITKEKKLTNMRSSTGDELVRLVPPRKLSLEQALEFCREDECVEVTPEAVRIRKVVLDQKERGRMAAHKKRG
- a CDS encoding (deoxy)nucleoside triphosphate pyrophosphohydrolase, which translates into the protein MTEPLIVVGAAIVRDGALLAAQRAEPQRMRGRWELPGGKVDPGETDEVALVRECHEELGVRVRLLERIGGDVVLPPHSPGSAAVLRVWVADLLDGEPAPLEHLALRWLTADALTDVDWLPGDLPFLEHVRPYLGTDLEASDPLPGARG
- a CDS encoding DUF3427 domain-containing protein is translated as MPHSTPSLRPVAGLYEKLLTDRLEERIDELEAQGWRVVRREVGAESSPHVLARYVADRVERALEALSLDDQVVVANRILEALSTLDGAKDLLERVAEGPRQLLALTDGDDAEAYARRPATPLSEAALITNSPEDPNLGSELRQELATADRVDLLCAFVKWHGLRWLERALKAAHTRGVPIRVITTTYIGATERRALDRLVEEFGAEVKVNYETRSTRLHAKAWLFRRDSGYDTAYVGSSNLSKAALLDGLEWNVRLSSVATPAVLKKFEATFDSYWSERSFEDYDPARDARRLDEALAAAGGGGGAAPAIRLSGLEVHPYPHQRDMLERLEVERRVHDRHRNLLVAATGTGKTVMAALDYKRLRQRHGRDLRLLFVAHRKEILEQARRTYQDVLGDANFGELLIGGERPRAWEHVFAGIQALNARRPWTFAPDRFDVVVIDEFHHAMAKSYRAIIDHVRPRELLALTATPERTDGFNVQEEFFGGRIAAEMRLWEALDNDLLSPFHYFGVTDNTDMSAVAWKRGGYDIDELSNLLTGNDARARLVVRAVRDKIADPGAMRALGFCVSVQHAEFMADFFRRAGLNAKALSGRSTPEERRSVLTGLRKGTVQVVFSVDLFNEGLDIPDVDTLLLLRPTSSATVFLQQLGRGLRRTADKAVLTVLDFIGQHNKEFRFENQFRALTDLSRRRLLDGIEQDFPRLPSGCQIILEPKAKDTVLANIRSRLGVTVTRLAKEVRSHAEPRLGSYLAESGRDIADVYRSGRRSWTELLRRAGLLSGPAPEGEEPLLRRVPAFLHADDPLRVAAYTRLLEDDAPAYEELDAHDRAFARMLFFSLWPLGGGFATYQEGLGSLRAHPAVRDELRQVLAHGLEHAEHVTVPLLDGSHAVPLAVHASYSREEILPALGQSELGGSVPGHFREGVKWCESVQTDALLVTLEKDEKDFSPQTRYKDYAMNETLFHWESQNQTSESSPTGMRYRNHREMGTRVLLFVRRYKTADIGTAQPWMLLGPAEYVEHEGGNPMGIVWRLRHEIPADVWTYSAIAAG
- a CDS encoding iron-siderophore ABC transporter substrate-binding protein, whose product is MLMTRPQAWRAGALAVAAATVMTGCGTATGTEEADSSAGGGSGAYPVTVEHAFGSTEITERPERIVTVGWSDEGTLLALDVVPVGIAESTFGAGEDGLLPWDRERLEELGGETPALISNDDGIPVEQVANLAPDLILGVQSGLEEGQYEDLSQVAPTIPYLDKPWQTEWQEQTLAIGRALGREDEAQGLVDDTDAYIDGVAEEHPEFAGKSFVFGTVTPDGQLAFYIAGEPRAEVMKQLGFEPAAITDELDVADGQFYGTTSMENADQVDADVMVMWFNTEQDRRDAEDNPVFSKIPAVQNGGYVAFDDPAVAMAMSAVSPLSLPWAVDKFAPELAEAAAGEA